AGATTCAGGAAGTATCTTCGCATGAAAAACGCTCGGGTGAAAAAATTCATTTATTTAGCTGGCGGGTTATCAGGTGTACCCACTCGTTTCAGAAACCAGTTCGCCGCCAGATCAGTAGAGCCCGCAGGAACCGTGTGCCCTTTTGGCTCTGCGATCACATGCAGATCGACCTGGCTCTGCCCCCCTTTCTCCAGTCCGGCCTTGGTAATACTGCGGGCCAGTTCAATGGATTCGTCTGTTCCGACGCGTACATCACGATCACCGATGACAATCCAGACGGGACGCCCCGCAAGTTTTTCCGAATTTCGAATCATACTCAGCGATTGCACCATTTCATTTTTGGCCCGCGATTTGAATTCGTTCAGGACCGTCAGATCTGTCACCGGTGCAAACGCGGCAACTCCCTTTATACGCGGATCGTTGGCGGCAAACTGCAACGCCAGGTAACCGCCCCGCGATGTGCCACACACGCCGACATAGTCTGCATTGGTCTGACCGCCGGCAATCAGTTCGTCGAGCACCTGACTGAGCCGTCGGTTGTTGTCGGCGACGAAGTCATCCCCCTGCTCACAACGATAAGCCCAGCCACTCAAACCCGTTGGCTCGGGAGGTCGATGCTGTTTGCCGTGACAGGGAATGTCGACCGAAACCAGCAGATAACCTGCTTCCGCCAGCTGGTTTCCACACTGTCGAAAATAGGGGCTGCCCAGTGTACTCTCCATCGTGCCCGCCAGAATGAAGAGTGTCGGCGTGGGTTGATCAGGCAGTGGTCCCCAGGTCGCGAACACAGTACCCGCTTTTGTTTTGTGAATTTCAACAGCTGGTTCTGCTGCCGACAGCGTCGACGTCATCATTACCAAAGTCAATCCCAGCCACAGTCCTTTTGAGAACTTGTTCATGATGTCATTCCTTAGATAAACTCAGCCGTTATTTTCAAGTGGTCTTTTTCTGATTCAACCAGTTACGTGACTGCATCTGCATCATCGTACGGGCCCGATTGGAATCACGATCCTGAATCGCAGCCGCCAGCTCCTGATGTTCCCAGATCATTCGTTCGCCCGTGGTTTCATCGGACTGATATTCCTGATACACCGATTGAAAGAAATTGACCAGCACTCGCTGCATGCCGGCTATCAGTGTGGAGGATGTCATCTGCAACAACAGTGAGTGAAAGGCGATGTCCCGCTCGGCAATTTTCTCGGTCTGATCACTGCGAATTGCTAATGCCATCTCATCTGCCAGTTCACAGAGTTGCTGACATTGCTCATCGCTGCCATTACGAATGGCCAGATCGACGGCGCCCATCTCGACCACATACCGCAACATCGATAACTCGGAAACATCCTGTTCCGAATCAAACAGGGAAGGCAGGCCCAGCTGCAGCAGCCGCAGTGGATCGGGACGACGCACAATCAGACCGATGCGCTTGCGGCCTTCCAGGAGGCCGATGGCCGTCAGCCGACTGACCGCCTCCCGCGCCACCGTCCGCGAAACATGGTATTCTTCCGCCAGGTCTGATTCGGTCATAAAAAACGCCCCGTCCGCGAGACGTTCTGACTGAATCCGCTGTCGAATCCGCTCTGCCAGCTCGTCAGACTGGGTAATCTGGTAATTGATTTCGGCCGACATATATACTATTTATTTTCCACATAAAACAATATTATTGATTTACAACGTGTATTTTTATGATTAAATAGTATCTATTCTAATTTTAATGTCAAATCTTTTTTCGAGAACGACCATGATTTCCCTTCCCGATCTGGCAGCATTACGTCGATTTGATACTCCCACGATCTGCAACGCGATTGAGCTGTTTGAAGTACGATCCCGGGCCGCGGGATATATGAATCGGGAGATTGCCGCCTGCTTTCCGGAATTCCCCCCGATGGTCGGTTACGCGGTCACCACTACCTTTCGTTCCTCAGCAGCAGCGGACAGTTCGGTCGATCCTGGAATCTCGGCCCGATTGATCAGTTCGTTCGCAGACTTACCCGGTCCGGCTGTGGTCGTCTTCCAGGATCTGGATGATCCCCCGGCAGGCGCGACGTTCGGTGATGGGATGTGTCTGACTTATAAGACATTTGGTGCAGTCGGCCTGATTACATCCGGTGCCGCCCGCGATATCGATAACGTCCGCGCCCTCGACTTCCCCTGCTTCAGTCATGGGATCATGAGCGGACACGGGTATTGCCACTTCGAAGCAACCGGCGTACCTGTCGAAGTGGGGGGACTCACCATCCAACCCGGCGATTTACTGCACGGCGACTGTAACGGCGTGGTCACGATTCCACATGAAATCGCCGCCGCTGTCCCTTATGCCTGCGAACAGTATCTCAAATATGAAGCGCTCGTACTTGATCCCCTGCGTGAAGGGTCGGCGGATCTGGCCCGGCATCAACGGGCAATCCAGGAAATGATCGCGCGACTCAACGAATTGAAAATCGAGCTGAAGACTATGATCCAGTCCTGATAACGACAATAAATTTTTTTAACGAGATTCAGCATGAATCAAATTTTTGTGAATCATTCATGGTGTCGGATTGTAACGACGCTCTCGATCCTGATCGGAATCAGTTCGTCGCAGCTCTTCTCAGCTGAAACAGAGACGTCTCCCCCGGAAAAAATCACGCGACACCAGTATTCTGATCCACAAACGGGCAAGAGTACTTCTTATCTGCTGTACCATCCCGACACAATGTCGAATAA
The sequence above is a segment of the Gimesia algae genome. Coding sequences within it:
- a CDS encoding FadR/GntR family transcriptional regulator — translated: MSAEINYQITQSDELAERIRQRIQSERLADGAFFMTESDLAEEYHVSRTVAREAVSRLTAIGLLEGRKRIGLIVRRPDPLRLLQLGLPSLFDSEQDVSELSMLRYVVEMGAVDLAIRNGSDEQCQQLCELADEMALAIRSDQTEKIAERDIAFHSLLLQMTSSTLIAGMQRVLVNFFQSVYQEYQSDETTGERMIWEHQELAAAIQDRDSNRARTMMQMQSRNWLNQKKTT
- a CDS encoding RraA family protein, with translation MISLPDLAALRRFDTPTICNAIELFEVRSRAAGYMNREIAACFPEFPPMVGYAVTTTFRSSAAADSSVDPGISARLISSFADLPGPAVVVFQDLDDPPAGATFGDGMCLTYKTFGAVGLITSGAARDIDNVRALDFPCFSHGIMSGHGYCHFEATGVPVEVGGLTIQPGDLLHGDCNGVVTIPHEIAAAVPYACEQYLKYEALVLDPLREGSADLARHQRAIQEMIARLNELKIELKTMIQS
- a CDS encoding alpha/beta hydrolase family protein is translated as MNKFSKGLWLGLTLVMMTSTLSAAEPAVEIHKTKAGTVFATWGPLPDQPTPTLFILAGTMESTLGSPYFRQCGNQLAEAGYLLVSVDIPCHGKQHRPPEPTGLSGWAYRCEQGDDFVADNNRRLSQVLDELIAGGQTNADYVGVCGTSRGGYLALQFAANDPRIKGVAAFAPVTDLTVLNEFKSRAKNEMVQSLSMIRNSEKLAGRPVWIVIGDRDVRVGTDESIELARSITKAGLEKGGQSQVDLHVIAEPKGHTVPAGSTDLAANWFLKRVGTPDNPPAK